The Pungitius pungitius chromosome 10, fPunPun2.1, whole genome shotgun sequence genome has a window encoding:
- the uchl3 gene encoding ubiquitin carboxyl-terminal hydrolase isozyme L3 — protein sequence MDSPRWLPLESNPEVMTKFVNCLGMRPTWQFGDVYGLDPELLGMVPRPVCAVLLLFPVTDKYEAFKQEEEEKLKGQRQEVSPDVYFIKQTIGNACGTIGLIHAVANNQAHLEFDSDSPLKKFIEQTSKMTAEERAAFLEKDESIRVTHESSAQEGQTEAPSLDEKVNLHFIAFVNVGGQLYELDGRKPFPIVHGKTSEDRFLEDAAEVCKVFMARDPQELRFTIIALSKD from the exons ATGGACAGTCCACGCTGGTTGCCCCTGGAGTCAAATCCAGAA GTCATGACCAAG TTTGTCAACTGCTTGGGAATGAGACCAACCTGGCAATTTGGAGATGTCTACGGATTGGATCCAGAGCTTCTCGGTATGGTACCAAGGCCAGTGTGTGCCGTGCTCCTTCTCTTCCCAGTGACCGATAAG TATGAGGCTTtcaagcaagaagaagaagagaaactcAAGGGTCAGCGGCAGGAGGTCTCTCCTGACGTTTACTTCATCAAGCAAACTATTGGAAATGCCTGTGGAACGATAGGATTAATACATGCAGTGGCAAACAATCAAGCTCATTTGGAATTTG ATTCCGATTCTCCACTGAAGAAGTTCATTGAACAAACGTCCAAAATGACTGCAGAGGAAAGGGCAGCCTTCCTGGAAAAAGACGAG AGCATACGTGTTACACATGAATCCAGTGCACAGGAGGGGCAGACTGAG GCCCCGAGTTTAGATGAGAAAGTGAACCTTCATTTTATAGCTTTTGTGAATGTCGGAGGACAGTTATATGAACTGG ATGGCCGGAAGCCTTTCCCTATTGTCCACGGAAAAACCTCAGAAGATCGTTTCCTGGAG GACGCTGCAGAGGTTTGTAAGGTCTTCATGGCTCGCGACCCTCAGGAGCTGCGTTTCACCATCATCGCCCTCTCCAAAGATTAA
- the commd6 gene encoding COMM domain-containing protein 6: MPAAEESNGVNKVVDNICQLSPHLLTEACQHILTYLQGQTGGVDSAEISDRFQRAGVRLEHEALQNMIRFLLLTFRSAGKSGLSGDDLVSRLEEGGNKWPKASLQVLHKLWSDHGALVHAQQEVQAMLSIGQLVDMQWKLGVAVSSDTCRSLNSPYVSLLLKIVEPPGQICHRSFEMTVPQFQNFHKQLKEMAAVMETV, from the exons ATGCCTGCAGCAGAGGAATCTAATG GTGTCAACAAAGTTGTGGACAACATCTGCCAGCTTTCTCCACATCTGTTGACGGAAGCA TGTCAGCACATTCTGACTTATCTTCAAGGGCAAACCGGGGGAGTGGATTCAGCTGAAATTTCTGAC AGATTTCAGAGAGCTGGAGTCCGACTTGAACATGAAGCTCTGCAGAACATGATCAGATTTCTCCTGTTAACATTCAG GTCCGCTGGGAAGAGCGGCCTCTCTGGGGATGACCTCGTGTCCAGGCTGGAGGAAGGCGGCAACAAGTGGCCAAAGGCTTCCCTTCAGGTGTTGCACAAGCTGTGGAGTGACCATGGTGCATTGGTCCATGCCCAGCAGGAGGTCCAGGCCATGCTCAGCATTGGCCAG TTAGTGGACATGCAGTGGAAGCTGGGCGTGGCAGTGAGCTCCGACACCTGCCGATCGCTCAACTCGCCGTACGTGTCTCTGCTGCTGAAGATCGTCGAGCCCCCCGGACAGATTTGTCACAGATCTTTTGAGATGACCGTTCCACAGTTCCAG AACTTTCACAAGCAGCTCAAGGAGATGGCTGCTGTTATGGAGACAGTGTGA